From the Ostrinia nubilalis chromosome 8, ilOstNubi1.1, whole genome shotgun sequence genome, one window contains:
- the LOC135074167 gene encoding cytochrome b5-related protein-like — translation MAPKTTEYLEIAHQRAAEKKTHVSFPQLKYPSLRDDGLRDPIQWLSGKAMDDGADGMWRIHNAIYDFETFIDSHPGGAEWLELTKGTDITEAFECHHLNPVVEKMLEKYYVKEATTPRNSPFTFHEDGFYKSLKRAAREELKKVPKNLPKYSDMIIDGLFFTCLVTAALSVWSKTYWVVMASYFVASLTLAWSVVASHSYIHKKTNWRMYIFNLGLWSYRDFRVSHALSHHLYPNTLMDLEISAFEPFVFWNPRRDKPFYAYLSFFIECLLFPFMFMMNFVKRFLLNFIQKDFFKKHYRWHDGIGLLLPIWMWVISGCTFYEAIVGWLWINCTGSFIFFLIGSNAAHHHPKIFKDGDEVRTETPDWGMHELEAVMDRTDINGNIFKVMTFFGDHALHHLFPTLDHDVLPYLYPVFLEHCEKFKANFRLTSSYDLFIGQLKMAVKKDVSLLNE, via the exons ATGGCTCCAAAAACTACAGAGTACTTAGAAATAGCTCATCAGAGAGcagcagaaaaaaaaacacacgtCAGTTTTCCGCAACTGAAATATCCTTCTCTCCGTGATGACGGGTTACGGGACCCCATACAGTGGCTGTCAGGAAAAGCCATGGATGATGGAGCTGATGGCATGTGGAGGATACACAACGCGATATACGACTTTGAAACCTTTATTGACAGTCATCCTGGTGGTGCAGAATGGTTGGAACTTACGAAG GGAACGGATATTACAGAAGCATTTGAGTGTCATCACTTGAACCCAGTAGTAGAAAAAATGCTGGAAAAATATTACGTGAAGGAAGCCACAACTCCCAGAAATTCTCCTTTCACTTTCCATGAAGATGGTTTCTACAAGAGCTTAAAAAGGGCAGCGAGAGAAGAATTAAAGAAAGTTCCCAAGAATCTACCAAAATACAGTGACATGATTATAGATGGACTCTTCTTTACTTGTTTGGTTACTGCAGCGTTGTCAGTTTGGTCAAAAACATACTGGGTTGTTATGGCATCGTACTTTGTGGCATCTTTAACTTTGGCTTGGTCTGTAGTGGCTTCACATAGCTACATTCATAAGAAGACGAACTGGAGGATGTACATTTTTAACCTTGGATTATGGTCCTACAG GGACTTCCGAGTATCGCACGCTCTTTCCCATCACCTTTATCCCAACACGCTGATGGATTTGGAGATAAGTGCATTTGAGCCATTTGTATTCTGGAACCCCAGGAGGGACAAGCCTTTCTATGCTTATTTATCATTCTTCATTGAATGCCTCTTGTTTCCGTTCATGTTTATGATGAACTTTGTAAAAAG GTTCCTTTTAAACTTCATTCAGAAAGACTTCTTCAAGAAGCACTACCGCTGGCACGATGGTATCGGCTTGCTCTTACCAATCTGGATGTGGGTCATCAGTGGCTGCACTTTCTATGAAGCCATTGTGGGTTGGTTGTGGATCAACTGCACTGGCAGCTTCATCTTCTTCCTCATTGGATCCAACGCTGCTCACCACCATCCAAAGATATTCAAGGACGGTGATGAAGTCAG GACGGAGACACCAGACTGGGGAATGCACGAGTTGGAAGCAGTAATGGATCGCACTGACATCAATGGAAACATCTTCAAAGTCATGACCTTTTTCGGAGACCATGCTCTTCACCATCTGTTCCCTACTTTGGACCACGACGTCCTGCCATACTTGTACCCTGTGTTCTTGGAACACTGCGAAAAGTTCAAAGCTAATTTTAGACTGACGTCATCTTATGACCTTTTTATCGGTCAGCTTAAAATGGCTGTTAAGAAGGATGTGTCACTTTTAAACGAATAA